A single region of the Manihot esculenta cultivar AM560-2 chromosome 12, M.esculenta_v8, whole genome shotgun sequence genome encodes:
- the LOC110628851 gene encoding RPM1-interacting protein 4 isoform X1: MAQHSHVPKFGNWESEENVPYTAYFEKARKGRGEGKMINPNDPQENPDLGSDFAAPAQAPPSRGRVASEETTGQGAVKRAHMRQRSREDGELRRFADSPARHDNMNRRASNEPANQRHGGRGVIHGENPRRTGKTSAQSIGSDNSMEHSPVHHKARISGKGSGAPSPAWEGKGSYESSHGTPGRSRLKPKGDESPVKGAAVPKFGEWDENNPASADGYTHIFNQVREEKHSGAGKVPGMPTESSMGNDRKRPPSNSSKSCCFPWWRK; this comes from the exons ATGGCA CAACATTCACACGTGCCGAAGTTTGGCAATTGGGAAAGTGAAGAGAATGTTCCTTACACAGCCTACTTTGAAAAGGCTCGAAAGGGTCGAGGTGAAGGGAAGATGATAAATCCAAATGATCCCCAAGAGAATCCTGATTTAGGCTCAGATTTTGCAGCTCCAGCTCAAGCTCCCCCTTCCAGAGGCAGAGTTGCATCAGAGGAAACAACAGGGCAGGGAGCTGTTAAGCGAGCACACATGCGTCAAAGGAGCAGGGAAGATGGTGAACTCAGACGGTTTGCTGACTCTCCAGCACGCCATGACAACATGAATCGGAGAGCTAGCAACGAGCCAGCAAACCAGCGTCATGGTGGCCGTGGAGTAATCCATGGTGAAAACCCCAGGAGGACTGGAAAAACAAGTGCACAAAGCATTGGTTCTGACAACAGCATGGAGCACTCTCCCGTGCATCATAAAGCGAGGATCTCAGGGAAAGGCAGCGGGGCTCCTTCTCCTGCATGGGAAGGGAAAGGTTCATATGAAAGTAGCCATGGTACTCCTGGAAGATCCCGATTGAAACCAAAAGGCGATGAAAGT CCTGTTAAGGGTGCTGCTGTTCCGAAATTCGGTGAGTGGGATGAGAACAACCCTGCATCAGCTGATGGCTATACTCACATTTTCAACCAAGTGAGGGAGGAAAAGCATAGTGGGGCAGGCAAAGTTCCCGGCATGCCTACCGAGTCATCAATGGGCAACGATCGTAAGCGACCCCCGAGCAACAGCTCCAAG AGTTGCTGCTTCCCATGGTGGAGAAAGTGA
- the LOC110628851 gene encoding RPM1-interacting protein 4 isoform X2 — translation MINPNDPQENPDLGSDFAAPAQAPPSRGRVASEETTGQGAVKRAHMRQRSREDGELRRFADSPARHDNMNRRASNEPANQRHGGRGVIHGENPRRTGKTSAQSIGSDNSMEHSPVHHKARISGKGSGAPSPAWEGKGSYESSHGTPGRSRLKPKGDESPVKGAAVPKFGEWDENNPASADGYTHIFNQVREEKHSGAGKVPGMPTESSMGNDRKRPPSNSSKSCCFPWWRK, via the exons ATGATAAATCCAAATGATCCCCAAGAGAATCCTGATTTAGGCTCAGATTTTGCAGCTCCAGCTCAAGCTCCCCCTTCCAGAGGCAGAGTTGCATCAGAGGAAACAACAGGGCAGGGAGCTGTTAAGCGAGCACACATGCGTCAAAGGAGCAGGGAAGATGGTGAACTCAGACGGTTTGCTGACTCTCCAGCACGCCATGACAACATGAATCGGAGAGCTAGCAACGAGCCAGCAAACCAGCGTCATGGTGGCCGTGGAGTAATCCATGGTGAAAACCCCAGGAGGACTGGAAAAACAAGTGCACAAAGCATTGGTTCTGACAACAGCATGGAGCACTCTCCCGTGCATCATAAAGCGAGGATCTCAGGGAAAGGCAGCGGGGCTCCTTCTCCTGCATGGGAAGGGAAAGGTTCATATGAAAGTAGCCATGGTACTCCTGGAAGATCCCGATTGAAACCAAAAGGCGATGAAAGT CCTGTTAAGGGTGCTGCTGTTCCGAAATTCGGTGAGTGGGATGAGAACAACCCTGCATCAGCTGATGGCTATACTCACATTTTCAACCAAGTGAGGGAGGAAAAGCATAGTGGGGCAGGCAAAGTTCCCGGCATGCCTACCGAGTCATCAATGGGCAACGATCGTAAGCGACCCCCGAGCAACAGCTCCAAG AGTTGCTGCTTCCCATGGTGGAGAAAGTGA
- the LOC110628758 gene encoding E3 ubiquitin-protein ligase RNF4 yields MSTQAQGVRGPTLRGYRRRKAMLDLNLLPNESRDQEGTSTQDVQFGVPTSQQEQPVPPTTIDVEALDDDVIESSPRAFAEAKSNAQRNNTQRTHGSTVVVDVDSGQTTRLNYNNHNKRRRILPNQTIISCEHYVNLESSSSSMRENVQPPPSPQPPKEPTFNCPICMGPFVEETSTKCGHIFCKACIKAAIRVQGKCPTCRKKVAVKELIRVFLPATNCL; encoded by the exons ATGAGCACTCAGGCTCAGGGGGTGAGGGGCCCTACCTTAAGGGGGTACCGGAGGAGGAAGGCAATGCTTGACTTGAATTTGCTTCCAAATGAAAGCAGGGATCAGGAAGGAACTTCAACTCAGGATGTGCAATTTGGAGTGCCAACAAGCCAACAAGAGCAGCCTGTACCACCTACTACAATTGATGTTGAGGCTTTGGATGATGATGTTATTGAATCTTCCCCCAGAGCTTTTGCTGAA GCTAAGAGTAATGCCCAACGAAACAATACCCAAAGAACTCATGGAAGTACTGTTGTAGTTGATGTGGATTCAG GGCAAACAACTAGGTTGAATTATAATAACCATAACAAGCGCAGAAGAATTCTACCAAACCAAACAATTATCAGTTGTGAGCATTATGTAAATTTGGAAAGCAGTAGCAGCTCCATG AGAGAGAATGTACAGCCACCCCCCTCTCCTCAGCCTCCAAAGGAGCCAACCTTCAACTGTCCTATTTGCATGGGTCCATTTGTTGAGGAGACATCAACAAAATGTGGGCACATTTTCTGCAAGGCTTGCATTAAGGCTGCAATTAGAGTACAGGGAAAATGTCCTACATGTAGGAAAAAGGTTGCTGTTAAAGAACTTATTCGGGTGTTCCTTCCAGCAACCAACTGCTTGTGA
- the LOC110627917 gene encoding oleoyl-acyl carrier protein thioesterase 1, chloroplastic isoform X1, whose translation MLKTSLQAVVSEAATTCVNSMSESLANRLRLGNLTEDGLSYKERFIVRSYEVGINKTATVETIANFLQEVGCNHAQSVGFSIDGFAATLAMRKLHLIWISVSRG comes from the exons ATGTTGAAG ACCTCCCTTCAGGCTGTTGTGTCTGAGGCAGCGACCACCTGCGTCAATTCTATGTCTGAGAGCTTGGCCAACAGGCTCCGCTTGGGGAACTTGACGGAGGATGGTTTGTCTTATAAGGAGAGGTTTATCGTCAGAAGTTATGAGGTTGGGATTAATAAAACAGCAACTGTTGAGACCATTGCAAACTTTTTGCAG GAGGTTGGTTGCAATCATGCTCAGAGTGTCGGATTTTCTATTGATGGATTTGCCGCAACCCTCGCAATGAGGAAGTTGCATCTCATATGG ATTAGCGTTTCCAGAGGATAA
- the LOC110627917 gene encoding oleoyl-acyl carrier protein thioesterase 1, chloroplastic isoform X2 — protein sequence MLKTSLQAVVSEAATTCVNSMSESLANRLRLGNLTEDGLSYKERFIVRSYEVGINKTATVETIANFLQRLVAIMLRVSDFLLMDLPQPSQ from the exons ATGTTGAAG ACCTCCCTTCAGGCTGTTGTGTCTGAGGCAGCGACCACCTGCGTCAATTCTATGTCTGAGAGCTTGGCCAACAGGCTCCGCTTGGGGAACTTGACGGAGGATGGTTTGTCTTATAAGGAGAGGTTTATCGTCAGAAGTTATGAGGTTGGGATTAATAAAACAGCAACTGTTGAGACCATTGCAAACTTTTTGCAG AGGTTGGTTGCAATCATGCTCAGAGTGTCGGATTTTCTATTGATGGATTTGCCGCAACCCTCGCAATGA